A window from Balearica regulorum gibbericeps isolate bBalReg1 chromosome 1, bBalReg1.pri, whole genome shotgun sequence encodes these proteins:
- the RGPD4 gene encoding ranBP2-like and GRIP domain-containing protein 4 isoform X2, with product MMRRTKPEVERYVASVQAAAPSPREKSMKGFLFAKLYFEIKEYELAKRYISTYLNVQERDPKAHRFLGQIYEAEDNIEKAFGCYKRSVELNPTQKDLVLKIAELLCNNDITDGRAKYWVERAAKLFPGSPAVYRLKEQLLDCKGEDGWNQLFDLIQAELYARPDDVYINIRLVALYRSNNRLRDAVLHCQEAEKKIPLQSSLEWCSCVVETFEEYLESLQDLESDKNNWRAIKKDHLLAYSSFVKMTLSSRDVQECREALESFDRVLQSVKPYVSGADELSRTYVEMKGQLYMHAGTLLLKMAQHNEAQWRAVCELAALCYLISFQVPKPKSKLIKGDQTGQDVLEMLACDRKSQSGHMLLNLSHGKQDFFKEIVESFANKSGSFTLFDSLFESGASRERSFIGTDDIGNVSTQAPVQLELNKYDIGAVRMHNGSLQHLVWLGLQWNSMSVLPPMRKWLKQLFHLPQETSRLETDAPESICLLDLEVFLLGVVFTSNLQLQEKFNSYYGAHQPQFLPLPVCKQLYTEKQRCWWDAVRTLIQRKTIPGTAAKLRLIVQHGISTLRTLEKHGLQPALIIHWAKSLQKTGTSLNSFYDQKEYIGRSVYYWKKVLPMLENIKKKRNIPEPTDPLFRHFHSVDIQVFQVAGYEEEARIAFAMLDAVDGKTDDALLAFEAIKNVVSYWNLAVIFQRKAEEIENDAMLPEEQEEHKTYLLKSKYYLMKIIEESSSDMSVSEKLPVSIETVREMLDTVIQELGENGEEGSPAFRNGLSRAVDSEVKHSTPSPPKFSLSPTKSYKFSPKTPPQWAEDHRSILQMICQQVEALKNEMQEMKLNSSNSNASSHRWPTESYGTNTMSEGYQRAQNLHEAPLTVATTGPSVYYSQSPAYNSQYLLRTAATNVTPTKAPLYGMNRLTPQQHIYAYQQPMHTPPLQNTSACMFSQEIYSTSLRFDSPATRLISPHRGDDYCNYSVPQASTNPPLPGPGYFVAESKAIESSKSKFGQSGTAEGSKTSLPTPAQSSQPTPFKFNTNFKSNDGDFTFSSLQVATQPANAAFNSSESLLGLLTSDKSLQDDRYVEQRTVNDHTNSQKNVLNFSNKHLPGISFRETMEQNAHKNLGFEKSDMFSVQEPSKSGFMTSNSDLANKSHETEGGSTHGGDEDDDGPHFDPVVPLPDKIEVKTGEEDEEEFFCNRAKLFRFDVESKEWKERGIGNVKILKHKVSGKFRLLMRRDQVLKICANHYINTDMKLTPNAGSDRSFVWHALDYADELPKPEQLAIRFKTPEEAMLFKSKFEECQNILKTLGSNVDTSVTQNSGTARETTNQDIKEPSRSGSGTLNFGFQFPKDGVSSEPDSKGSLPAQSTASEPTSFSFGKQAPQTYSSDGFGQHLLKKDKWECKVCLVPNEATAKNCVSCQSPNPDMWETHGTPLTESAASCKASGNTVQDDFGSAFAKKEGQWDCSVCLVRNEPTASKCGACQQPNKTNTEVSGQQTSLKTGQAIAPKASQNDLGTAFSKKEGQWDCSVHLIQNEAKDANCRSCQNPSSQSQPSVPVPTVQASPAPRFGSTADANKPQKNGFEGLFTKKEGQWDCNTCFVRNEGSSPACVACQTPNPSSKAAGDASSTPAFGLKSQLSERDGGQLRTGFKCEFGHGEQGKTRSFTFQIPFDTEAKPAKEGFSFSMPVPPDGFKFGIQESSKNTTKKDEPSKECTTGFLKSIDEKDKKELPSDSGITFQFQETANKEKGDFVFGQNSSTFTFAELAKNAQRESFQFGKKDPNFKGFSDADKKLFSSQASKMDHKANTSADLGEKDDDVYKTEDSDDIHFEPIVQMPEKVEPFTGEEDEKVLYSQRVKLFRFDPETSQWKERGVGNLKILKNEVNGKVRILMRREQILKVCANHYITTTMNLKPLSGSDKAWMWVASDFSDDKAKLEQLAAKFKTPEQAEEFKQKFEECQRLLLDIPLQTPHKLVDTGRTAQLIQKAEEMKCGLKDLKTFLTDDKTKLSEEENVNSVCASSTSDLVIKPHAESTGPTLEWDNYDLREEALDDSVSSSVYASPLASSPVRKNLFRFGESTTGFSFSFKSALSPSKSPSKQNQSRTSVGTDEDSDITQEEERDGQYFEPVVPLPDLVEVTSGEENEQVVFSHRAKLYRYDKDANQWKERGIGDIKILQNYDNKQVRIVMRRDQVLKLCANHRITPDMNIQQMKGSDRAWVWTACDFADGERKVELLAVRFKLQDVADSFKQIFDEAKRAQERDTLITPLSSRANTPKESPCGKNAVAVLEETTRERTDLSHGDDTSDVTVEVTEVSNTSETPTKTVVSPPKFVFGSESVKSIFSNGKSKTFTFGNTSATSSLFGFSFNPPRKSEDHIPMSRNTVQKDLEVSEPPKSSSAPQKPLDSKVDNLPTSTQDGPSNFSFRILEKGFNFSLFKSNPMAFWTSTSSLQPDSKAEKTTSEDLQSDDVIIVYELTPTPEQRALAGFLKLPSTFFCYKNKPGYVSDEDDDEDYETAVKKLNGRLYPSDSEEKKKLQDPVKGTIGKSECNNERECVTAWEKKTTPEKAKAEIPQVPPTSVCGGSGDTEDDSPEDLQTEVKIQETKENEVTSSTDLVCTSKEEVPTPSTSEATVFVQSATENEEPDSTTETVRVSQPLSGTDDKPVDLSTKKSDLDCTESTQENRIISFGFGNTAGLSFADLASKNSGDFAFGSKDKNFKWANTGAAVFGETARKADEDEGGSDDEVVHNDDIHFEPIVSLPEVEVKSGEEDEEILFKERAKLYRWDRGATQWKERGVGEIKILFHTQKKYYRVLMRRDQVLKVCANHVITKEMNLVPSDASNNALIWTATDYADGEVKVEQLAVRFKSQELANSFKKRFEECQLSLSELQKGHLSLAAGLSKDTNPIVYFEVSADDEPLGHITMELFSNIVPRTAENFRALCTGEKGFGFKNSSFHRIVTDFVCQGGDITNHDGTGGRSIYGTAFEDENFEVKHTGPGLLSMANKGRDTNNSQFFITLKKAEHLDFKHVVFGFVKDGMDVVKKIESFGSPKGLVNGRIVITDCGQI from the exons TTTTGATCGTGTGCTTCAGTCAGTGAAACCATATGTGAGTGGGGCTGATGAGTTGTCTCGTACCTACGTGGAAATGAAAGGACAGCTGTATATGCATGCTGGAACTTTGCTACTGAAAATGGCCCAACACAATGAGGCACAGTGGAGAGCTGTGTGTGAACTAGCAGCATTGTGTTATCTGATAAGTTTCCAG GTTCCTAAACCAAAGTCAAAACTAATAAAGGGGGATCAAACTGGACAAGATGTGCTAGAAATGTTGGCCTGTGATCGGAAAAGCCAGTCTG gtCATATGTTGCTGAACTTAAGCCACGGCAAGCAAGACTTCTTTAAAGAGATTGTGGAATCTTTTGCAAACAAGAGTGGTTCATTTACATTGTTTGATAGCCTGTTTGAGAGTGGAGCTTCTAGAGAGAGATCTTTTATTGGCACGGATGATATTGGAAATGTCAGTACACAAGCACCAGTGCAATTGGAACTTAATAAATATGACATTG GTGCTGTTCGAATGCACAATGGCAGTCTCCAGCACCTTGTGTGGCTTGGCTTGCAGTGGAACTCCATGTCAGTCTTACCCCCAATGCGGAAATGGctaaaacagctttttcactTGCCCCAAGAAACATCAAGACTTGAGACAGATGCTCCTGAATCCATTTGCCTATTGGACCTTGAA GTGTTTCTACTTGGGGTGGTATTCACTAGCAACTTACAATTGCAAGAGAAGTTTAATTCTTACTATGGCGCACATCAGCCTCAATTCTTACCCTTGCCAGTGTGCAAACAGCTCTATACCGAAAAGCAAAGATGCTGGTGGGATGCCGTTCGTACTCttattcagagaaaaacaat accaggaacagcagcaaaactgagGCTTATTGTACAGCATGGAATAAGTACTCTGCGAACACTGGAGAAGCATGGCCTTCAACCTGCCTTAATTATACACTGGGCAAAAAGCCTGCAAAAAACA GGCACTAGCCTTaactccttctatgaccagAAGGAATACATTGGACGAAGTGTCTATTACTGGAAGAAAGTTTTGCCTATGCTGGAAAATATCAAAAAGAAGAGGAATATTCCTGAACCTACTGATCCTCTCTTCAGACACTTCCATAGTGTAGACATTCAG GTCTTTCAGGTTGCAGGATATGAAGAAGAGGCGCGTATAGCATTTGCAATGTTGGATGCAGTTGATGGCAAAACTGATGATGCTTTGTTAGCATTTGAAGCTATTAAGAATGTGGTTTCATACTGGAATCTTGCTGTG ATCTtccaaagaaaggcagaagagatcGAAAATGATGCCATGCTGccagaagaacaagaagaacaCAAAACCTATCTTCTTAAAAGCAAGTATTATCTAATGAAGATCATTGAGGAAAGCTCCTCGGATATGTCAGTAAGTGAGAAA CTGCCGGTGTCTATTGAAACTGTGAGGGAAATGCTAGATACAGTGATCCAGGAACTTGGCGAGAATGGTGAAGAGGGAAGTCCTGCCTTCAGGAATGGTCTATCACGAGCTGTAGATTCAGAGGTGAAACATTCCACTCCGTCACCACCCAAGTTCTCTCTTTCACCAACTAAGAGCTACAAG ttttctccTAAAACTCCACCTCAGTGGGCAGAAGATCACAGATCTATACTTCAAATGATCTGTCAGCAAGTGGAAGCTTTAAAG aatgaaatgcaagaaatgaAACTTAATAGTTCCAACTCAAATGCATCATCTCATCGATGGCCTACTGAAAGCTATGGAACAAATACAATGTCAGAAGGTTATCAGAGAGCACAAAATCTTCATGAAGCTCCGTTAACAG TTGCTACCACTGGCCCGTCTGTTTACTACAGCCAGTCACCTGCCTATAACTCTCAGTATCTTCTCAGAACTGCTGCAACCAATGTAACACCAACGAAG gCTCCTCTCTATGGCATGAACAGACTTACACCTCAGCAACATATATATGCTTATCAACAACCAATGCATACACCACCTCTGCAAAACACTTCCGCTTGTATGTTTTCCCAAGAAATATATAGCACATCTCTGCGTTTTGATTCTCCTGCTACTAGACTCATTTCTCCTCATAGGGGTGATGATTACTGCAATTACAGTGTTCCGCAGGCAAGCACAAATCCACCATTGCCTGGACCAGGCTATTTCGTAGCAGAATCAAAAGCAATAGAATCTTCGAAATCTAAATTCGGACAGTCAGGAACAGCAGAAGGATCAAAAACATCTCTGCCAACACCAGCACAGTCAAGTCAGCCAACACCTTTTAAATTCAACACTAACTTCAAGTCTAATGATGGAGACttcaccttttcttctcttcaagtTGCAACACAGCCGGCTAATGCAGCTTTTAATAGTAGCGAAAGCCTCTTGGGTCTTCTGACATCTGATAAATCTTTACAGGATGATAGATATGTGGAACAAAGAACAGTTAATGATCACACAAATAGTCaaaaaaatgtcttaaattttAGCAATAAACATCTTCCAGGCATCTCTTTTAGAGAAACCATGGAACAAAATGCACACAAAAACCTGGGTTTTGAGAAAAGCGATATGTTTAGTGTCCAAGAACCAAGCAAGTCTGGTTTTATGACTTCAAATTCGGATTTGGCCAATAAAAGTCATGAAACAGAGGGAGGAAGCACCCATGGTGGAGATGAGGATGATGATGGTCCTCATTTTGATCCTGTGGTGCCGCTCCCTGACAAGATTGAAGTAAAGACTGgtgaggaagatgaggaagaatTCTTCTGCAACAGAGCCAAGCTCTTTCGTTTTGATGTAGAATCtaaagaatggaaagaaaggggtattggaaatgtgaaaatactgaaacataAAGTATCTGGCAAATTTCGTCTTTTAATGAGACGGGACCAAGTGCTGAAAATCTGTGCAAATCACTACATAAATACTGATATGAAATTAACTCCAAATGCTGGATCAGATAGGTCATTTGTATGGCATGCTTTAGATTATGCAGATGAGttgccaaaaccagaacagcttGCAATTAGATTTAAAACACCTGAGGAAGCAAtgcttttcaaaagtaaatttgAGGAGtgtcagaatattttgaaaaccttGGGATCAAATGTTGACACATCCGTGACTCAGAATAGTGGGACTGCAAGAGAAACAACAAATCAGGACATCAAGGAGCCTAGCAGATCCGGTTCTGGGACCCTGAACTTTGGATTTCAGTTTCCAAAAGATGGGGTGAGCAGTGAACCTGATAGTAAAGGCAGCCTTCCAGCTCAATCAACTGCATCTGAGCCTAcatctttttcatttggaaagcaaGCCCCGCAAACCTATTCTTCTGATGGGTTTGGGCAGCATCTCTTGAAGAAGGATAAATGGGAGTGTAAAGTATGTTTAGTTCCAAATGAAGCAACTGCAAAGAATTGTGTATCGTGTCAAAGTCCAAATCCAGATATGTGGGAAACACATGGCACCCCATTAACTGAGTCTGCTGCAAGTTGCAAAGCCAGTGGTAACACTGTGCAGGACGACTTTGGATCTGCTTTTGCTAAAAAGGAAGGTCAATGGGACTGCAGCGTCTGTTTAGTAAGAAACGAACCCACTGCCTCCAAGTGTGGTGCCTGCcagcaaccaaacaaaactaatACAGAGGTATCTGGTCAACAAACTTCTTTGAAAACTGGCCAAGCAATTGCTCCAAAGGCTAGTCAAAATGACTTGGGAactgctttttctaaaaaagaaggTCAGTGGGACTGCTCTGTACACCTAAtccaaaatgaagcaaaagatGCGAACTGTCGTTCTTGTCAGAATCCTAGCTCGCAAAGTCAACCAAGTGTGCCTGTACCTACTGTTCAGGCATCCCCTGCTCCCAGGTTTGGTTCCACTGCTGATGCAAATAAGCCACAGAAAAATGGATTTGAAGGGCTTTTTACTAAAAAGGAAGGGCAGTGGGATTGTAATACTTGTTTTGTGAGGAATGAAGGTTCTTCACCAGCCTGTGTAGCCTGCCAAACACCAAATCCATCTAGTAAGGCTGCTGGTGATGCTTCATCAACTCCTGCTTTTGGCTTGAAAAGTCAGTTATCTGAACGTGATGGAGGACAGTTGAGAACAGGCTTTAAGTGTGAGTTTGGTCATGGTGAGCAAGGCAAGACACGgtcatttacatttcagattcCTTTTGATACTGAAGCTAAGCCTGCAAAGGAAGGATTTAGCTTTTCAATGCCAGTGCCTCCAGATGGATTTAAATTTGGGATACAGGAGTCTAGTAAAAATACCACAAAGAAAGATGAGCCATCCAAAGAGTGTACAACTGGCTTCTTAAAAAGCATTgatgaaaaggacaaaaaggaaCTTCCTTCAGATAGTGGAATTACATTCCAATTTcaagaaacagcaaacaagGAGAAAGGTGACTTTGTTTTTGGACAAAATAGCAGCACTTTTACTTTTGCCGAGCTTGCAAAAAATGCTCAGAGGGAAAGCTTTCAGTTTGGCAAAAAAGACCCTAACTTCAAAGGCTTTTCAGATGCagataaaaagctgttttcttcgCAGGCTTCTAAAATGGATCACAAAGCAAACACTTCTGCTGACCTTGGTGAGAAGGATGATGATGTGTATAAGACAGAGGATAGTGATGATATCCATTTTGAACCTATAGTTCAGATGCCTGAAAAAGTAGAACCATTTACAGGAGAGGAAGATGAGAAAGTGTTATACTCCCAAAGAGTAAAGCTGTTCAGGTTTGATCCAGAAACAAGCCAGTGGAAAGAACGTGGAGTGGGCAACCTGAAGattcttaaaaatgaagttaatggCAAAGTAAGAATATTAATGCGGCGTGAGCAGATACTGAAGGTGTGTGCAAATCACTATATAACAACAACGATGAACTTGAAACCACTGTCTGGCTCAGACAAAGCATGGATGTGGGTGGCCAGTGACTTCTCTGATGATAAGGCAAAGTTGGAACAACTGGCAGCAAAATTCAAGACACCAGAGCAGGCTGAGGAGTTCAAGCAGAAGTTTGAAGAATGTCAGAGACTACTACTAGATATACCACTGCAGACACCTCATAAGCTTGTTGATACCGGTAGGACAGCTCAACTtatacagaaagcagaagaaatgaagtgtGGCTTAAAAGatctcaaaacatttctgacagATGACAAAACTAAACTCTCAGAAGAGGAAAACGTAAACTCTGTTTGTGCCAGCAGTACTTCTGATCTGGTTATAAAGCCACATGCGGAAAGTACTGGGCCTACTCTGGAGTGGGATAACTATGACTTGCGTGAAGAAGCATTGGATGATAGTGTAAGTAGTTCTGTGTATGCATCACCTCTTGCAAGTAGTCCTGtaagaaaaaatctgtttagGTTTGGAGAGTCTACCACGGGCTTTAGTTTCAGCTTTAAATCTGCCTTGAGCCCATCCAAATCTCCTTCCAAACAGAACCAGAGTAGAACATCAGTAGGCACAGATGAAGACTCTGACATTActcaggaagaagagagagatggGCAGTACTTTGAACCTGTGGTGCCTCTGCCTGACCTTGTGGAAGTGACCAGTGGTGAGGAAAACGAGCAAGTTGTCTTCAGTCACAGAGCTAAGCTCTACAGATATGACAAAGATGCTAATCAGTGGAAGGAGAGAGGTATTGGGGATATAAAGATACTACAGAACTACGACAACAAACAAGTGCGTATAGTAATGAGAAGGGATCAGGTACTAAAACTCTGTGCCAATCATAGAATAACACCAGATATGAATATACAACAAATGAAAGGATCCGATAGAGCGTGGGTATGGACTGCATGTGACTTTGCAGATGGCGAAAGGAAAGTAGAACTTCTAGCTGTGCGATTCAAGCTGCAGGATGTTGCGGACTCATTTAAGCAGATTTTTGATGAAGCAAAGCGTGCTCAAGAGAGAGACACACTGATAACACCTCTTTCTTCTCGGGCTAATACGCCGAAGGAATCTCCATGTGGTAAAAATGCAGTAGCTGTACTAGAAGAAACTACCAGAGAAAGAACTGACCTCAGCCATGGTGATGATACTTCTGATGTAACTGTAGAAGTCACAGAGGTGTCAAACACTTCTGAAACGCCAACAAAAACAGTGGTTTCTCCTCCAAAGTTTGTATTTGGATCTGAATCTGTTAAGAGCATTTTCAGCAATGGAAAGTCAAAGACATTCACATTTGGAAATACTTCAGCCACTAGTTCTCTCTTTGGCTTCAGCTTTAATCCTCCAAGAAAGAGTGAAGACCATATTCCAATGTCTCGGAACACAGTACAGAAAGATCTGGAAGTCTCTGAACCACCAAAAAGCTCTAGTGCTCCTCAGAAGCCTCTAGACAGCAAAGTAGACAACTTGCCTACTTCAACACAAGATGGACCCTCTAACTTCTCATTTAGAATTCTGGAAAAAG gatttAATTTTAGCCTTTTTAAATCTAATCCAATGGCCTTTTGGACAAGCACATCTTCCTTGCAACCTGATAGTAAAG CTGAGAAGACGACGTCAGAAGATCTTCAATCTGATGATGTTATAATAGTTTATGAGTTAACACCTACCCCTGAACAGAGAGCTCTCGCTGGATTTCTCAAGCTACcttcaacatttttctgttacaagAATAAGCCTGGATATGTGAGTGACGAGGATGATG ATGAAGACTATGAAACAGCTGTTAAGAAACTTAATGGAAGACTGTATCCCAGtgattcagaagagaaaaagaaattgcaagaTCCTGTAAAAG gCACTATAGGAAAAAGTGAATGCAACAATGAAAGAGAATGTGTTACtgcttgggaaaagaaaacaactccTGAGAAGGCTAAAGCAGAAATTCCGCAGGTTCCTCCTACATCTGTCTGTGGCGGCAGCGGTGATACTGAGGATGACAGTCCAGAAGACCTTCAGACAGAAGTTAAAATTCAAGAAACTAAA GAGAATGAGGTTACAAGCTCTACTGACTTAGTCTGTACCAGTAAGGAAGAAGTACCTACTCCATCAACCAGTGAGGCGACAGTATTTGTCCAGTCAGCTACCGAAAATGAAGAACCAGATTCCACTACGGAAACTGTGCGTGTATCTCAGCCTTTATCAGGAACTGATGACAAACCTGTAGACTTGTCAACTAAGAAAAGTGATTTGGACTGTACAGAATCAACACAAG AAAACAGAATCATCTCCTTTGGTTTCGGCAATACTGCAGGCTTGTCATTTGCAGATCTGGCTTCCAAAAACTCTGGAGACTTTGCTTTTGGCTCAAAAG ATAAAAACTTCAAATGGGCAAATACTGGAGCAGCTGTGTTTGGAGAGACAGCCCGTAAAGCAGATGAAGATGAAGGTGGTAGTGATGATGAGGTGGTACATAATGATGATATCCACTTTGAGCCAATTGTGTCCTTACCAGAG GTGGAAGTAAAATCTGgagaagaagatgaagaaattcTCTTCAAAGAGAGGGCAAAACTTTACAGATGGGACAGAGGTGCTACTCAGTGGAAGGAGCGTGGTGTTGGAGAGATAAAGATCCTCTTCCATACACAGAAGAAATACTATAGAGTCCTCATGAGAAGGGACCAAGTTCTGAAAGTCTGTGCAAACCATGTCATCACCAAAGAAATGAACTTAGTGCCCTCTGATGCATCAAACAATGCTTTAATTTGGACAGCCACAGATTATGCTG atggTGAAGTAAAAGTAGAACAACTTGCAGTCAGATTTAAAAGCCAAGAATTGGCTAATTCTTTCAAGAAGAGGTTTGAAGAATGCCAGCTAAGCCTGTCAGAACTACAGAAGGGACACTTATCTCTGGCAGCAGGACTGTCAAAGGACACCAACCCCATTGTGTATTTTGAGGTTTCTGCTGATGACGAACCTCTAGGACACATAACCATGGAGCTGTTTTCAAATATTGTCCCTCGAACTGCTGAAAATTTCAGGGCCCTGTgcacaggagagaaaggatTTGGATTCAAGAACTCCAGCTTTCACAGAATAGTCACTGACTTTGTGTGTCAG ggaggtGATATAACTAACCATGATGGAACAGGTGGACGGTCAATTTATGGAACAGCATTTGAAGATGAGAATTTTGAAGTGAAACACACTGGTCCTGGATTGTTGTCAATGGCAAATAAGGGCAGGGATACGAATAATTCTCAGTTCTTCATAACACTTAAAAAGGCAGAACACCTGGACTTCAAGCATGTGGTATTTGGGTTTGTAAAAGATGGAATGGATGTTGTGAAAAAGATTGAATCCTTTGGTTCTCCTAAAGGGCTAGTAAATGGAAGAATTGTCATTACAGACTGTGGGCAAATATAG